The DNA segment GGGGTCTGCCTCGGCCACCAGTGCATCGCCGCGGCGTTTGGCATGGCAGTGGTTCGGGCGGACGAGCCCGTCCATGGACATACCGGCGTCGTGCGGCACGACGGACGCGGCTTGTTTGATGGGATCCACGACCGATGTGTCGCGGCCAGGTACCACTCTCTGATTGTCGATGAGAGCACGGTCGGCCACGGCTGGGAGGTCTCGGCGTGGATGGATGGGCGGGACCCGGGACGGCGGCTGATCATGGGCTTGCGGCGGAGATGGGACCGGCCGGGTCTGGCGCCGCTCGACGGCATTCAGTTTCATCCCGAGAGTTTCCTCACCGAGGATGGCCCGCGGATCCTGCGGAACTTCATGCGGTCAGAGCC comes from the Phycisphaeraceae bacterium genome and includes:
- a CDS encoding aminodeoxychorismate/anthranilate synthase component II codes for the protein MILVIDNYDSFTFNLVHGLAAASPDEDVRVVRCDRIDARTAAKMEPTHIVISPGPCTPAEAGLSVDVIHSLAGRVPILGVCLGHQCIAAAFGMAVVRADEPVHGHTGVVRHDGRGLFDGIHDRCVAARYHSLIVDESTVGHGWEVSAWMDGRDPGRRLIMGLRRRWDRPGLAPLDGIQFHPESFLTEDGPRILRNFMRSEPTSEAGARGISPTTLGP